A stretch of Chitinophaga caeni DNA encodes these proteins:
- a CDS encoding tetratricopeptide repeat protein, which translates to MTAGRFFTVAMFNEQYKEEMLAAIAVYEQMLAAGFQEYANAKFEIKFTGDDLQKIIGIKDFLIGNYGFEMDSPQQDGNLFSVSGQAEEFPVDKENLAYWAIDLFCTGFDYDCKFDGYALLNDLNAEQHFPTMDKNSAGYYVDQAMTAYRRGNYGYTIIHLSSAIRIQADDANTWYARAIAKEAIRMWYPARLDYDQAIMLNPGFVDAYINRAANKDEQGEFESAIEDYNTAISLAPGDDTAYYNRGNSKYVLGDPAGALEDWQTALSLGSKHARARIDEYLNRS; encoded by the coding sequence ATGACAGCAGGACGATTTTTTACGGTTGCCATGTTCAACGAGCAGTACAAGGAAGAAATGTTGGCCGCCATCGCGGTGTATGAACAAATGCTGGCAGCCGGTTTCCAAGAATATGCAAACGCTAAGTTCGAGATAAAATTTACGGGTGATGATTTGCAAAAGATCATCGGCATCAAGGATTTCCTAATCGGTAATTACGGGTTCGAGATGGATAGTCCACAGCAAGATGGTAACCTGTTTTCGGTAAGCGGGCAAGCAGAAGAGTTCCCGGTAGATAAAGAAAACCTGGCGTACTGGGCCATCGATCTTTTCTGTACCGGCTTTGATTATGATTGCAAGTTTGACGGTTATGCCTTGCTCAATGATTTGAATGCGGAGCAGCATTTTCCCACGATGGATAAAAACAGCGCCGGATATTACGTGGATCAGGCCATGACAGCTTACAGAAGGGGTAATTACGGGTACACGATCATACATTTAAGCAGCGCCATCAGGATACAAGCAGATGATGCAAATACCTGGTATGCCAGGGCCATAGCCAAGGAAGCCATAAGAATGTGGTATCCCGCCAGGCTCGATTATGATCAAGCCATAATGCTGAATCCCGGCTTCGTGGATGCGTATATCAACAGGGCAGCCAATAAAGACGAGCAAGGTGAATTTGAAAGTGCCATCGAGGACTATAACACGGCCATCAGCTTGGCTCCCGGGGATGATACCGCTTATTACAACCGTGGTAATTCAAAGTATGTATTAGGCGACCCGGCCGGAGCCTTAGAAGACTGGCAAACGGCACTTTCATTAGGTTCCAAGCACGCGAGGGCAAGGATTGATGAATATTTAAACCGATCGTAG
- a CDS encoding MCP four helix bundle domain-containing protein — MIKKITWPTRYTIACVLVGIMVILILVNVFEKLSNSKLDRSIQSIYADRLLPATYLHQISHNLYEQEILATTSSNTEKLQQHRDRIQAIIRDYETTYLTAEEQRYWLQFKSQLNDFYRADAQGKQQELTALQSTLQDLSRLQIGEGQNLKTHSTSLIGSNNLSIQLELALAIILGIVVIILLLKPNKHILNFTAPTVLN, encoded by the coding sequence ATGATAAAAAAAATCACATGGCCAACACGTTACACTATTGCTTGCGTCCTCGTGGGTATTATGGTGATCTTGATCCTTGTAAACGTGTTCGAAAAGCTTAGTAATTCCAAGTTAGATCGCTCTATACAATCAATTTATGCGGATCGCCTCTTGCCTGCCACATACTTGCACCAGATCTCTCATAATTTATACGAACAGGAGATATTGGCAACAACTTCGTCCAATACGGAAAAATTGCAGCAACACCGCGATCGTATCCAAGCCATTATACGCGATTATGAAACAACTTACCTGACTGCGGAAGAACAACGCTACTGGCTGCAATTCAAATCCCAGTTAAATGACTTTTACCGGGCCGATGCACAGGGAAAGCAACAAGAACTGACCGCATTGCAGTCTACTTTACAGGATTTAAGCCGCCTCCAAATAGGGGAGGGACAAAATTTAAAAACACATTCTACCAGCCTTATCGGTAGCAACAATTTGTCTATTCAATTAGAGCTGGCGCTCGCCATCATACTGGGGATCGTTGTCATTATTTTATTGCTGAAGCCAAACAAGCACATACTTAATTTTACGGCGCCAACTGTTTTAAATTAG
- the dinB gene encoding DNA polymerase IV, whose amino-acid sequence MTAPELKKFTRKIIHIDMDAFYASVEQRDHPAYRGKAIAVGGSPTGRGVVATASYEARKFGVRSAMSSSKALQLCPHIIFVSPRFAVYREVSQHTREIFHRYTDLIEPLSLDEAYLDVTEDKLGIGSAIDIAKLIKESIYNELQLTASAGVSINKFVAKVASDMNKPNGLTFIGPSGITKFMEELPVEKFHGVGKVTAEKMRRMHLFTGADLKKLSEKELVSYFGKVGHFYYKIVRGIDDRPVEPNRETKSVGAEDTFSKDLDTLPEMEIELDKLAQVVSGRLQKHQLSGRTITVKVKFSDFKQITRSQSFISPVQDANSLANIAKQILAKIDLEAQQVRLLGITVSNFNLPGTGEQLSLF is encoded by the coding sequence ATGACAGCACCGGAATTAAAAAAATTCACCAGGAAAATCATCCATATTGATATGGATGCATTTTATGCATCGGTAGAACAAAGGGATCACCCGGCATACCGGGGGAAAGCTATAGCTGTTGGCGGCTCTCCTACCGGCCGTGGCGTAGTGGCAACAGCTAGTTACGAAGCCCGTAAATTCGGTGTAAGATCTGCCATGTCATCGAGCAAGGCATTGCAACTTTGCCCACACATCATCTTTGTATCTCCCAGGTTTGCCGTGTACAGGGAAGTTTCTCAACATACGAGGGAGATTTTCCACCGCTATACCGATCTTATCGAGCCCTTATCATTAGATGAAGCTTACCTGGATGTAACAGAAGATAAACTGGGTATTGGTTCCGCGATAGATATCGCCAAATTAATTAAGGAATCCATTTACAACGAGTTACAACTTACCGCGTCCGCCGGGGTTTCTATCAATAAATTTGTTGCCAAGGTAGCCTCGGATATGAATAAACCGAACGGCTTAACATTCATCGGCCCATCCGGCATCACGAAATTTATGGAAGAATTGCCTGTCGAAAAATTTCACGGCGTCGGAAAAGTCACCGCTGAAAAGATGCGCCGGATGCATTTGTTTACCGGCGCAGATCTTAAAAAATTATCGGAAAAAGAACTTGTATCCTACTTCGGTAAAGTGGGACATTTTTATTACAAGATTGTCAGGGGCATCGATGACCGGCCGGTTGAACCCAACAGGGAAACGAAATCCGTGGGCGCTGAAGATACATTTAGTAAAGATCTCGATACCTTGCCGGAAATGGAAATTGAACTGGATAAACTGGCGCAGGTAGTTTCGGGCAGATTGCAGAAACATCAATTAAGCGGCAGAACCATCACGGTCAAAGTGAAGTTTAGTGACTTCAAGCAAATCACGCGGAGCCAATCCTTTATATCCCCCGTTCAAGATGCGAATAGCCTGGCAAATATCGCCAAACAAATACTGGCTAAAATTGATTTAGAAGCGCAACAAGTCCGCCTGCTGGGCATTACAGTTTCCAACTTCAATCTACCCGGAACCGGGGAACAATTGAGCCTATTCTAG
- a CDS encoding DinB family protein, producing the protein MNIIELFQKELENEAQTTRKMLSRVPVEKASWKPHAKNMTMEQLAGHVAELPGWVKMAVETDGLDFATTPYVPKSFASNNELMEFFEKSLQDGKDALAKASPELLEKTWTLRNGETILSESSKADVIRMSMSQIIHHRAQLGMYLRLLDIPIPGSYGPSADEH; encoded by the coding sequence ATGAATATCATTGAACTTTTCCAAAAAGAATTAGAGAATGAAGCCCAGACAACCCGCAAAATGCTATCCAGGGTACCCGTTGAAAAAGCTAGCTGGAAACCGCATGCTAAGAACATGACGATGGAACAACTCGCCGGTCACGTTGCCGAGCTTCCCGGCTGGGTAAAAATGGCCGTGGAAACGGATGGTTTAGATTTCGCTACCACTCCATACGTACCCAAATCTTTCGCTTCCAACAACGAGCTGATGGAGTTTTTCGAGAAATCCCTGCAAGATGGTAAGGATGCCCTCGCGAAAGCAAGCCCCGAACTGCTGGAAAAAACCTGGACGCTCAGGAACGGGGAGACTATTCTGAGCGAATCTTCCAAGGCCGACGTCATCCGCATGAGCATGAGCCAAATTATCCACCACAGGGCGCAACTGGGTATGTACCTGCGCTTGCTGGATATCCCGATCCCCGGAAGTTACGGCCCAAGCGCCGATGAGCATTAA
- a CDS encoding DUF4846 domain-containing protein — protein MKLSMLFLVIGITALCALLALNFTKASKMEHTHLANKPVLHINDIAAPAGFHRTTGPGDSGWYNYFRHVSLKSSKTVYLYNGHPKVNQSAQYAVLDIPVGHKDLQQCADAVIRLHAEYAYGNKNFKALRFLATDGTWMEYTEWIKGFRYLLKNNRLMKSKTAAAAESRTVFDQFMETVFIYAGTISLSRQAQKLPANAPVRPGDALIDAGSPGHAVVVVDVAEDSRGNRVCLLAQSFMPAQDIHILQHYGSVHPWYVIRPGKPLNTPEWYFPEAQLYRLFP, from the coding sequence ATGAAGCTATCCATGTTATTCCTGGTTATCGGGATTACAGCCTTGTGCGCCCTGTTGGCATTGAATTTTACCAAGGCTTCAAAGATGGAGCATACCCATCTCGCCAACAAGCCGGTGCTGCATATTAATGATATCGCTGCCCCCGCAGGTTTCCATCGAACTACTGGGCCGGGTGATTCGGGTTGGTACAATTATTTCCGGCATGTATCATTGAAATCTTCTAAAACTGTTTACCTGTATAATGGTCACCCTAAGGTGAATCAATCTGCACAGTACGCCGTGCTGGATATTCCCGTCGGTCATAAAGATTTGCAACAATGTGCTGATGCCGTAATACGTTTACATGCCGAATATGCCTACGGCAACAAGAATTTTAAAGCTTTACGTTTCCTCGCTACCGATGGTACTTGGATGGAGTATACAGAATGGATCAAGGGATTCCGTTACCTGCTGAAAAATAACCGCTTAATGAAAAGCAAAACGGCTGCTGCCGCTGAAAGTAGGACCGTTTTCGATCAATTCATGGAAACGGTTTTTATCTATGCAGGTACGATCAGCTTAAGCCGGCAAGCTCAAAAATTGCCTGCCAATGCCCCGGTCCGACCGGGAGATGCATTGATTGATGCCGGCTCACCCGGTCATGCCGTGGTGGTAGTCGATGTTGCTGAAGATAGCCGCGGGAACCGTGTTTGCTTGTTGGCTCAAAGTTTTATGCCTGCCCAGGATATCCATATCCTGCAACATTACGGCTCGGTACATCCCTGGTATGTTATCCGTCCCGGTAAACCGCTGAATACGCCGGAATGGTATTTTCCGGAAGCGCAGTTGTACAGGCTGTTTCCATAA